A genomic region of Papaver somniferum cultivar HN1 chromosome 7, ASM357369v1, whole genome shotgun sequence contains the following coding sequences:
- the LOC113299886 gene encoding uncharacterized protein At5g01610-like — protein MEKALTKVGSLKVGNYWIAKKAKEEISNIGEDISTFSNTVEEKAKWLFNKLKGKPPKALPDLLKEHNLPPGLFPKNITCYEFDEIKGKLVVHLSSACEVLFKDSSLMRYATRVKATLSRGKLTGIEGMKTKVLVWVKVTSVTVESYKSDKVMIMAGVKKQKARDIYEMPRDSVKVEEF, from the exons atggagaaagctCTTACAAAGGTTGGGAGTCTGAAAGTTGGGAATTACTGGATCGCCAAGAAAGCCAAAGAAGAGATCTCCAACATTGGTGAAGACATCTCT ACCTTCTCGAATACAGTTGAGGAGAAAGCAAAATGGTTATTCAACAAGCTAAAAG GGAAACCACCGAAAGCCTTGCCAGATCTTCTCAAAGAACACAACCTACCACCAGGCCTCTTCCCTAAGAACATAACATGTTATGAATTCGATGAAATAAAGGGAAAACTGGTTGTTCATTTATCCTCCGCTTGTGAAGTACTCTTCAAGGATTCATCTCTGATGAGGTATGCTACTCGTGTCAAGGCAACACTGTCCAGGGGAAAACTTACAGGGATTGAAGGAATGAAAACGAAAGTCCTGGTATGGGTTAAGGTCACAAGTGTGACTGTTGAAAGTTACAAGTCTGACAAGGTAATGATCATGGCCGGGGTAAAGAAACAAAAAGCTAGAGATATATATGAAATGCCTCGTGATTCTGTCAAGGTTGaagagttttga
- the LOC113293504 gene encoding solanesyl-diphosphate synthase 1, mitochondrial-like: protein MYSVVADDLLDVSSRLRSIVAAEVPKLASAAEYFFNIGTEGKKFRPTIMLLMASALNMSTLALDGVVDSSYNELHSRQLSIAVITEMIHVTSLLHNDVLDDAETRHGIGSLKCFMGNKMAVLAGDVLLSRALVALSSLGNNEVVDLIWRSVQHLVTGETMQMTAAFEQRCSMEYYMKMTYNKTAALISNSCQAVSIITGQTAAVSMLAYDYGWNMENRCPIQGLSQKSDYGEAMSC from the exons ATGTATTCCGTTGTGGCTGATGATCTATTAGATGTGTCTAGTAGATTAAGGAGTATTGTTGCTGCTGAG GTCCCTAAGCTTGCCTCAGCTGCTGAGTATTTCTTCAATATTGGGACAGAAGGAAAGAAATTTCGTCCCACG ATTATGCTGTTGATGGCATCTGCTTTAAATATGTCAACCTTAGCTCTTGATGGCGTGGTTGACTCGTCATATAACGAACTGCACTCTAGACAACTGTCTATTGCCGTGATCACAGAGATGATCCATGTAA CCAGTCTTCTTCATAATGATGTTTTGGATGATGCCGAGACAAGGCATGGTATTGGTTCATTAAAATGTTTCATGGGGAATAAG ATGGCTGTATTAGCAGGAGACGTTCTGCTTTCAAGAGCACTTGTTGCTCTATCTTCTTTAGGCAATAATGAG GTTGTAGATTTGATTTGGAGGTCTGTTCAGCATCTGGTTACTGGTGAAACCATGCAAATGACTGCTGCATTCGAGCAAAGATGTAG TATGGAATATTATATGAAAATGACGTACAACAAAACAGCAGCATTGATATCTAACAGCTGCCAAGCAGTTTCTATTATCACAGGACAAACAGCAGCGGTTTCAATGTTAGCATATGACTATGGCTGGAATATG GAAAATAGGTGTCCTATCCAGGGGCTGAGCCAGAAATCTGACTATGGGGAAGCAATGTCTTGCTAG